A region of the Streptococcus suis genome:
CACCTGCCATGGCCATGTCTGGCTTACCACCACCACGACCTGCTACGATTGGCGCAAGGACTTTGATGAGGTTACCTGCATGAACATCGTTTGACTTGCTTGCTACAAGAACATTGACCTTGTCACCGATTGCGGCAACCAACACCAAGACGTCAGAGTAGTCTTTTTGCTTCCAGTTGTCAGCGAAGGTACGGAGAGCACCTGCATCTGAAACTTGGACCTGGCTAGCAATGTAGCGAATGCCATTAGCATCTTTGACCTCTTTGAAGACATCACCAGCAGCTGCTGCCGCTGCTTTTTCTTTCAGAGCTGCATTTTCTTTTTGCAGGTCACGAACTTGTTGTGCAAGACTTTCAACCTTGTTTGGCACTTCCTTGATCTGCGGTGACTTGATAGTTGCCGCTACTTCTTTGAGGGCATCTTCTTGGTCACGATAGGCAAGGAAGGCTTCACGGCCTGTTACCGCAATGATACGGCGAGTACCTGAACCGATACCTTCTTCTTTCAAAATCTTGAAGATACCGATTTCAGCGGTGTTGCTAACATGGGTACCACCACAGAGCTCCACAGAATAGTCACCGATAGTAACAACGCGGACTTCTTTACCGTATTTTTCACCAAAGAGAGCCATTGCCCCCATTTCCTTGGCTGTGTCAATATCTGTCTCAACTGTCACAACTGGGATAGCATTCCAAATTTGCTCATTGACTTCTTCTTCAATACGACGAAGTTCTTCCGCAGTAACTGCCTCAAAATGCGTAAAGTCAAAGCGGAGGAAGTCTTGCTCGTTCAAGGAACCAGCCTGTGTTGCATGCTCGCCGATAATATTGTGAAGAGCTGCATGGAGCAAGTGAGTTGCTGTGTGGTTCTTCTCAACACCCTTACGGCGTTTTGTTTCGATTTCAAGTGTGTAGGTTTGACCAACTGAAATGCTTGCGGACAGTTCAACTGTGTGCAATGGTTGACCATTTGGTGCTTTCTGCACATCGATGACAGTCGCAACAATGTCTCCAGCAGCATTTTTCACAAAACCATGGTCTGCAACCTGACCACCCATTTCTGCATAGAATGGTGTTTGGTCAAAGACAAGGAGGGCTTGACCTTCTGAGACTGCTTCTGTACGCGCATTATCAGCCACAATGACAGATAAGCTTGCTTCAAGAGCTGTTTGGCCGTAAACAAAGGTCGACTCTTCTGTGATAGCAGCCAGGGTTTCATTTTGCATACCCATTGAACCACCTTTGACAACTGAGGCACGGGCACGGTCCTGTTGCTCTTTCATAGCCGCTTCAAAACCAGCAATATCAAGGGTCATACCACGGTGCTCAGCCAATTCTTCTGTCAATTCTACTTGGAAACCATAGGTATCATAGAGTTTGAAAATGTCACGACCATCAATCTCAGACTTACCTTCTGCTGCCAATTTATCCATCAATTGCTCAGCAAATTGTGAACCTGTATGGATAGTACGAGCAAATGACTCTTCTTCACTCTTAACAATCTTCTCAATGAAGGCACGTTTTTCAAGTATTTCTGGATAGTAGCTTTCCATGATATTGCCAACTGTCTCCACCAATTTGTACAAGAATGGCTCTGTAATGCCCAAACGTTGGCCATGCATAGAAGCACGACGAAGCAAACGACGAAGGACATAACCACGACCTTCATTTCCAGGAAGGGCACCGTCACCAATAGCAAAAGAAAGGGCACGGATGTGGTCTGCAATAACCTTGAAGCTCATGTTGTCGCCATCTTGGTCATAGGTCTTACCAGAAATCTTTTCTACTTCACGAATGATTGGCAAGAAGAGATCCGTTTCAAAGTTGGTCTTAGCCCCTTGGAAAATAGCTGCCAAACGCTCCAAACCTGCGCCCGTATCGATGTTTTTGTTTGGCAATTCCTTGTACTCAGAACGCGGAACAGCTGGGTCTGCGTTGAACTGGGACAATACGATATTCCAAATCTCGATGTAACGATCATTTTCAATATCTTCTTCCAAGAGACGGATACCAATGTTTTCAGGGTCAAAGTCAGTACCACGGTCAAAGAAAATTTCCGTATCTGGACCAGAAGGACCTGCACCAATTTCCCAGAAGTTATCCTCAAGCGGAATCAAGTGGCTTGGCTCAACACCAAGGGCAATCCAACGATTGTATGAATCCACATCATCAGGATAGTAAGTCATGTAGAGCTTGTCTTTTGGCAAAGCAAACCATTCTGGACTGGTCAAAAGCTCAAAGCCCCACTCAATCGCTTCATCACGGAAATAATCACCGATAGAGAAGTTACCAAGCATTTCAAACATGGTGTGGTGGCGGGCTGTCTTACCAACGTTTTCAATATCGTTGGTACGGATGGATTTTTGGGCATTTGTAATCCGTGGGTTATCTGGAATGACAGAGCCATCGAAGTATTTTTTTAGAGTTGCCACACCAGAGTTGATCCATAAAAGAGTTGGATCGTTTACTGGGACAAGATTTGCTGAAGGCTCAACAGAGTGACCCTTTGATTTCCAGAAATCCAACCACATTTGACGAATTTGAGCAGAAGATAAATTTTTCATAAACTAAGATACCAAGCCCGATTAGAAGGCGACTGAAAAATAGGAAACTGACAGGAAATCTTGATTTCCTAGGCAGTTTATCTTTTTTCCGAGCCTTCCGGGCGGGTTCAATTTAACGAAACAGTTAAATTAAACATTTCCTTTCATATTTGATAATTTAGGGGAAAGTCCGTAGACCGAGTTCAACTAAGATACTAAGGGCGTTAAGCGGACACCGTCAAAATAGAAAAACTGACGAAGACGCTTGCGTCTAAGAAGTGGTTCTATTTTTGACAAAGTCCCTAGCCCGAGTTCATTTCAGATTAAACTCGATGCCCTTTCCTTTCGTTTAGATATTTTGAAAAATTATTAGAAAGAAGCGAGCCTTCCGGGCGGGTTCAATTTAACGAAACAGTTAAATTAAACATTTCCTTTCATATTTGATAATTTAGGTGAAAGTCCGTAGACCGAGTTCAACTAAGATACTAAGGGCGTTAAGCGGACACCGTCAAAATAGGAACCCTGATGAAGACGCTTGCGTCTAGGAAGTGTTTCTCTTTTTGACAAAGTCCGTAGCCCGAGGTCATTTCAGAATAAACTCGATGCCCTTTCCTTTCGTTTAGATATTTTGAAAAATTATTAGAAAGAAGCGAGCCTTCCGGGCCGGTTCAATTCAGAAAATTATCTAAATTGAACATTTCCTTTCATAAGTGATAGTTAGGCGGGTTCAATTTAACGGACCAGTTAAACTGAATGATTATTTCACGATTAATTCGATGCATCTTCCATCATTTCGATGTAGTCAATTGCGACCACCAAGGAAATGACCAAATCTGCATAGGAGTCCTCCAATACAGTAACGGAGTAATGAGACGTTAAATGAAAGAGTTCTTTGGAGATTTCAGCTACGAGCATACCATCTGGTCTTTTCAAGCGAAAATCCAAATCCCAGATATTTCCGTCTAGGATTAAACCTAGATTTTCCACAGTATAACGGTCCTTGAAAAAGGTAAATTCCTTTTGCAAGTAGAAAGAATGACCATCTGCCATATCAATGGTAAACTGGGGCAGGAAGGTCAAAAACTTCTTAGTAATCTGACAAACTTCCCCACCTCTGGAATTGGTCACGATAAATCGTTTTGGAATTTCGAGGAAAGAGCCCTCCACTTGATAAGCAAGATCCCCAAAACTATCACGAATATCAAATTTTTCACCACCAAAGGTAAAGCGCTGTTTCACTTGAAATTGCTTCATGATAACCTCCAAAAAAATAACAAGAAATCAAACGAAGGGCGAAAAACCGCGGTACCACCTTCATTCAATGACTTGTCATTCTCATTTCATAACCTATGCTCACAAGTGAAGCACTCGTATATAAGAGATAGCATTTCGCTAATCAAAGCAGTTTTTAAGGTAATACGACTGTATTTTGAAAAAAACTAACGATGAGTAGCTGAAAAACTAGACTTAGATAGAAGTACTAAACTATGAATACAGGTTCTCATATTCAATTGTTCTATTAAGTAGCAAGATACTTGGCCTAGATGGCTCGCAACAACCGCCAATTTTCTGAACTAAGTAATCAAGTATCTATTCTTAATAAGTAAAGCGTCAATTATTGACCTGAAGAACTAGAAGATTCTGTTGTAGAAGAAGAACTTTCAGTCGACGAAGAGCTACTTTCCGTTGATGAAGAACTGCTTTCTTCTGTTGTCACATATTGTGAAAGAAGATTTTGGAAAGCACTGTCTTTAACCTTAACGTTTGCTTTTTGGAGCGCTTCTTTCAGCACAGTAGCAACAAATGTTGAATCACTTTGCTTTTGCGCCAAAATAATCTCTTTCAACTTATCTTTATAGTCTTCCCAGTTGGCAGATTTTTCTGACTTCGCTTCCAATTTTACAACATAGTAGCTAGTTGTATAAGTTGTCATATCTACTACTGAAATAACGGATGCCCCTACTTGACCTGCATCCAAAGCAAAGACCGCGTTTTGAACTTCTGTAGGAACAGTTGTTGAAGTTGAATCGAATTTTACTTCGCCTCCATTGTCTTTTGTAGCAGTATCCGTAGAATTGTCCTTCGCCAATTGAGCAAAATCTGCACCTTCAGCTTGTGCTGCCGCTAAAACTTCATTTGCCTTAGCTTCGTCTGTCAATTTGATGATACGTGCAGTCACTTCTGGTGTATAGGCATCATAAGCTGCCTTGTAGTTCTCATCAGTCAATTCCTTTTCAGCAGCCTGTTTTACAGCATACTCAACCAATTTATTAGTACGGATTTGTTCTTTGTAAGTTTCTTGAGTCAAGCCAGCTGAAGAAAGAGCTGTTGCAAATGAATCACCATATTGCTCTGCCATTTTGTCATAAGCCTCATCGACTTCTTTTGCAGTCACTTTGTCACCATACTGGTCTTCAAATACATTACTAATAATCATTGACAATAGAACTTGTTGAGCTTGAGAGTTTGTTTTTACCTTCTCATAAAACTCAGACACAGTAATCGTATTCCCTTTCATCGTAATGATATCTTTATCAGCTGCATTGGAACAAGCAGCGAGTGTTACTGCAGCAAAGAGTGTTACTGCACCCGCGAGAATTTTTTTAGTTTGCTTCATTTAAAGTTTCTCTCCTTTTTTTCGTTAACCCTTTCATTATAACACAAAAGCTTAAAAACTTCTTAAATTTCTGTAAGTTTTAAGTCAACATTTTCCCTGTTTTTCCTCAACATAAGGAGACCGTCACTCATGGAAACAAGACTAGCAGTCACATCTGGATTATCCAAAGTCGCATCGAATAAACGTTGCAATCCCTTATAAATAGTGCGCTGCCCTCTTCTGACATCCTTGATGTCTTTGGCAACATCTCCTCCTTGGAAGATGTCATCCAAAATGATTAGACCGCCTACTTTGACCTTTTTCAAGACTTCTGGTAAAAATACAATATATTTTGATTTAGCAGAATCCATGAAAACAAAATCGTATGCGTCATCTGGTAAAGTCGGAAGAATATCCATGGCTTCCCCTTCCAGCAATTCAATCTGCTGGCGCTGATCATATTTGACAAAGTTTTCCTTTGCAAAGCCAATCATTTCTTCATTTCGATCAATCGTTGTAATCTTCGAATGCGGGCTATTGTCAGCCATCAGTAACGCAGAGAAGCCAATAGCAGTTCCAATTTCTAAAATCCGTTTAGGTTGGAGTGTCTGCATCAGCAAGCGGAAATAAGCTACCGTTTCATGAGGGATAACTGGAATGTTTTCTTGATGAGCAAACTCTTCCAGTTCTTTCAAAAAACCTGTATTTTGCGCCTGACGTGTTCGCATAAAATCTACAATTTCTTCCTTGACAACCGGACGGCGCATATTGTGATTTGCGTTTTTACTATATGATTCGACCATAGAATCCATTATATCATAAGCCGACAAGATTTTCTTCCTCAACACGCTAAAAGGTAGGTTTCCCCACCTTTTCTTTACATATTTTTGGCGTAATCAATTCGATACCCTAAATTTCCAGCTAGTTCTTGAAGTCGAACAAAAGTCGCTTGCTTACTGAAAAAGAGATAGTAACTATCCGTGTCCATATCTACTGCCCCTAGACAAAAGTTTTCATCAAGATATTTGCTATCAACGACTCTTGCCCATTCTGAAATAGAGGCAGCTGGATTTAATCCATCTGAATCCAATTTGAGAGAAATCCCTGCATTGCGGACTTGATGAAGACGGTCAAAAAAGTAGATAAAATCTTCAAGATTATCCTTATAATCACGCACACAAATATAATTAAAATGCTCTAGTAATTTTATCAAGATTAACCAAAGATTTTCCTTTTCAGACTCCCCGACACGGTCCAAGAAATCATCGAATGAATCTGGTTCTAAGATGCGTTCAATAGAGTCTAGAATCTGATTCGGATCACTAGCAAAAACCACATCCCTAAGTTGAAGAAATAGCTCCCTGTCACTATTTGACATGAGGTCTGCCAGTTCAAAAATAT
Encoded here:
- a CDS encoding alanine--tRNA ligase, which codes for MKNLSSAQIRQMWLDFWKSKGHSVEPSANLVPVNDPTLLWINSGVATLKKYFDGSVIPDNPRITNAQKSIRTNDIENVGKTARHHTMFEMLGNFSIGDYFRDEAIEWGFELLTSPEWFALPKDKLYMTYYPDDVDSYNRWIALGVEPSHLIPLEDNFWEIGAGPSGPDTEIFFDRGTDFDPENIGIRLLEEDIENDRYIEIWNIVLSQFNADPAVPRSEYKELPNKNIDTGAGLERLAAIFQGAKTNFETDLFLPIIREVEKISGKTYDQDGDNMSFKVIADHIRALSFAIGDGALPGNEGRGYVLRRLLRRASMHGQRLGITEPFLYKLVETVGNIMESYYPEILEKRAFIEKIVKSEEESFARTIHTGSQFAEQLMDKLAAEGKSEIDGRDIFKLYDTYGFQVELTEELAEHRGMTLDIAGFEAAMKEQQDRARASVVKGGSMGMQNETLAAITEESTFVYGQTALEASLSVIVADNARTEAVSEGQALLVFDQTPFYAEMGGQVADHGFVKNAAGDIVATVIDVQKAPNGQPLHTVELSASISVGQTYTLEIETKRRKGVEKNHTATHLLHAALHNIIGEHATQAGSLNEQDFLRFDFTHFEAVTAEELRRIEEEVNEQIWNAIPVVTVETDIDTAKEMGAMALFGEKYGKEVRVVTIGDYSVELCGGTHVSNTAEIGIFKILKEEGIGSGTRRIIAVTGREAFLAYRDQEDALKEVAATIKSPQIKEVPNKVESLAQQVRDLQKENAALKEKAAAAAAGDVFKEVKDANGIRYIASQVQVSDAGALRTFADNWKQKDYSDVLVLVAAIGDKVNVLVASKSNDVHAGNLIKVLAPIVAGRGGGKPDMAMAGGSDASAIQNLLNSVAENL
- a CDS encoding UDP-N-acetylenolpyruvoylglucosamine reductase codes for the protein MKQFQVKQRFTFGGEKFDIRDSFGDLAYQVEGSFLEIPKRFIVTNSRGGEVCQITKKFLTFLPQFTIDMADGHSFYLQKEFTFFKDRYTVENLGLILDGNIWDLDFRLKRPDGMLVAEISKELFHLTSHYSVTVLEDSYADLVISLVVAIDYIEMMEDASN
- a CDS encoding methyltransferase → MVESYSKNANHNMRRPVVKEEIVDFMRTRQAQNTGFLKELEEFAHQENIPVIPHETVAYFRLLMQTLQPKRILEIGTAIGFSALLMADNSPHSKITTIDRNEEMIGFAKENFVKYDQRQQIELLEGEAMDILPTLPDDAYDFVFMDSAKSKYIVFLPEVLKKVKVGGLIILDDIFQGGDVAKDIKDVRRGQRTIYKGLQRLFDATLDNPDVTASLVSMSDGLLMLRKNRENVDLKLTEI
- a CDS encoding foldase PrsA; the protein is MKQTKKILAGAVTLFAAVTLAACSNAADKDIITMKGNTITVSEFYEKVKTNSQAQQVLLSMIISNVFEDQYGDKVTAKEVDEAYDKMAEQYGDSFATALSSAGLTQETYKEQIRTNKLVEYAVKQAAEKELTDENYKAAYDAYTPEVTARIIKLTDEAKANEVLAAAQAEGADFAQLAKDNSTDTATKDNGGEVKFDSTSTTVPTEVQNAVFALDAGQVGASVISVVDMTTYTTSYYVVKLEAKSEKSANWEDYKDKLKEIILAQKQSDSTFVATVLKEALQKANVKVKDSAFQNLLSQYVTTEESSSSSTESSSSSTESSSSTTESSSSSGQ